Below is a genomic region from Heptranchias perlo isolate sHepPer1 chromosome 26, sHepPer1.hap1, whole genome shotgun sequence.
AATAACTTGTTTCCACTGGccagatttatttttaattaaacaaaataactACTCTTGAATACTGTGATACTATTTTACGAAAAGAAAAACTTAAGTGCAGTTTCCTGAAAAGTGTCTAATTCTATCAGTAATTGCAGTTATTATCTGTCATAATATTTGTTGTTGCATTGATCCAGATCTATTGCAATGTAGATGTAGTTGTATTGTGTAACCTGTGACCATTAGGAATTCATTTGAGAAATTGTTAAATGAGCAGATTTCTTTTCACTTCCAAAAAATCCTACAAATGAACTTGACttaaatagcatctttcacaattgTGGAATGTCCCAaaacccaaagcacttcacaatgaatactgttgaagtgtagtcactgttgcaatacagggatacacagcagccaatttgtgcacagcaaggtcccacaaacagcaataaggtaaatgaccagataatctgttttaatgattatagttgagggataaatgtaagtaggacaccagggagaactccactactcttctttaaatagtgccaatggatcttttacattcacttgagagagcagacagggccttcaTTTAATATCTCATGCAAAAGGCAACACTTCTAACTGTGCAAAACTCCTTCTGGactacactgaagtatcagcctggattatgggctcaggtctctggaatggggcttgaacctatgaccttctgactcagaggcaagagctccaccactgagccaagactgacacctaggggctcgaatttagcaggcctgcgggttcccagcgggtggtcctccgggagcgtcgaaaacgcggacggcgaaattagtgggttgcccacgcgatcgtagcaggcaacacactaatcggaatcaattacctgctcctccggggtccacggcgctggcctgcgcgtcggtcgggctgcgcatgcgcagtacgatctgtcagctggaggctctctagttaaaggggcagtcctccactgacagatgctgcaaccaatgggacaaattgcagcatggagcagcccagggggaaggctgctcccagtttaatgatgcctcaccccagctatcatcagatggggtgaggaggagggggaggacacagatcttccccccggcgggcgggaggaagcggcctgcctctgccaccaagaaggcctggctcgaggtggcagagggggtcacctgcgccaccaacatatggcccacctgcatacagtgcaggaggcgctgcaatgaccgcagtaggtccgccacagtgagaacacgaagtctttcccctacactccgtctgccacaacactgcccccaccccaaatctccttcggcaccgccaacactattctgtcacatcacccttcatacccactcacaccccgtcctcatcttacctccacctactcacctcgccagtactcaccctgccactaacacgcaacccactcctcatacaatctcattgctccatcccatactcaccctctcgtgcatctccctcacggccagcctcactcaacctgccaccacctgtgctgcagccacagggcatgcatcacatatgtgcagtaggcagcgtaaggcaaacgtgtcgtcagcatgaagggggtgcacaagggtgtctgagggtttgtcctgggtgttccttatattgaatttcagagcaacaaccagcacacattatattgacaccaccactgccatgtctccgcgaatcctgtccgttgtgtccaataatgcccgctcctgggtatcactatgaggacccaccactgatgccacccatcgtgttactgcagagtaggtgcaggtgtatttgcagggctcgtccgcgcagacgactgagagacatcggcggtgtagccagctgcaccctggaaggatgcggaggagaaggtgtggagggcagtggtgactttgccagcgacaggtaagcagttggtgctggggccagccaggagcagctcggcatgaaagaggctgcagatctccacgactacatgtcgagcgaatctgcgcctccctgtgcactgctgctcggagaggtccggggagctgcgcctcggtctgtggaccctgtggcgagggtagtgccctctgcgacgcgtctctctctgcggtagccctccctcctgctgtgcaggtgggcgtgcaacaacaccgtgttggggggatccacgtctctgcggcggacggcgtggactgcgaggctgctggtgctggtcatgctcttcgtcctccgagggtgtccacacaccacccaactggcaggtgttggtctgaggggttgtgcagggtaggtgtgtggttcctcggactggggctgcggtctcgtgtcggtctgtcctctggcttggcggggggtggtggagggcaggggttgccctatgtgacgcggtggcctcctgcgtgggtgagggctctcccccgtggagcgcaccttggcacctgccacaggctgctggctgcaacacgcctggttggatggagactgtttcccccagtgtgggaaactcactgccttgaacctaaaatcccacacttcctcttttgacagctgcttcagctcattaactgaccacaacgagcaagttaagtactctcaagtggaaccccgctggctttaattgcctgcgggattcccaccagcggggcttgcgcgcgcagccccgcacgtcagcgcggtacccggaagtggccgggatttcgtcgcgatccggtcacgtgaccggagatcgggattttcgggacccccccgctggaaacccgcaggtaacccgaccctaaaatcgagcccctattCATTGCTAGATTGATTTTAGGATCTTTATACCATGAAATTTAGTTAATACCCAAATGTGATTCAGATGAATATAATATTTGACAATGGGAAGTCTCTCACAAGGCGCACTGTTTTTAACATTGTAGATTTCAGTGATTCTTGCAAAATATAGTGGGAGCTATTCTGGAATAAACAGAAAGAGCATTATTAAGACTGGGACCTCCTGCCAAAATCTCAGTTTAGTTTGTTTCATTGAAGACTCAGAATGTATTATAATTAAGGAATTTCTATTGCTGTATTAAGGGATTTTCCAGAAGATTTGGTTCCTGGAACAACCAACAGCAATCTCTTATGAAAACTGAGTCCTGGAATCTTGCACAGCGGCTGATAAAGCACAGACTTTTTCAAATCAATTTTTATACTTTTTTAATAATTAATTTGTAGATCCAGCTGCAGTTAACAACATTGGGTTGTCAATCACATCTGTGCATAAACACAGTAAAGACTGTTGCAAAATGTATCTTAATGTTGATACCACCCTTTGATATAGGGAACATCGCAATGAACTTGTTGCATGATGCATCATTTAAACAAAAGTCATTCAACTTGGCTCTTAAATGAAACATAATGATAACATCTTACAGAAATGTTAGTACCTTGTGCTGTGCTTGACTGCATAGGTCAAACAGCTTGCTGACACACACACCCTTTAGgcacagtcatgatgtggagatgccggtgatggactggggttgacaattgtaaacaattttacaacaccaagttatagtccagcaattttattttaaattcacaagctttcggaggcttcctccttcctgaggaaggaggaagcctccgaaagcttgtgaatttaaaataaaattgctggactataacttggtgttgtaaaattgtttacctttaGGCACACACATGGGAAATGATCACTTGTGCAAGTAACTGGAGGGATGCCAGTTCCCATAGACCCATACCCAGTAAAAGACATCACCTTCAGGAATGCAGAAAGCGGAAAGGAATGCAGAATGTGAAATATATTTCACATTTATGATATAAGAAACCAAAATAATCACACGTGCCTGAATGGAATGTTAAATTGAAGGTAAAGAGAGTTAGACAGATATTAGACAGAGGTCAGGAATATAATAGGACTGTCTCACTCACAAATAATCAAAATTTTTATACCACAGGCACCTTCCAGGTAGTCACAGAGAACATCATCTTTTATTCCCTTTCTCACATTTTGCACTCAAACCTCTTACTGGGAAAGTAGAGAGCAGTTTGTTCCCAACTCTCACTATGCCAGTCTGCTCACCAGATGATGGGGCAGAAGGTGAGGAGGTAATACAACTGAAGGTGGGATTctcttctctctgctatttttCTCTCCTCTGCCTATATAAAGAACTTCACCACTTTCTGCAGTGGCATTAGCTAGCTCCTGTGGAGATTGGAAATTCACAATGTGGAAAATGTTGGGCATGAACCTGGTCTGTATAACTCCATACTGTCAACACATTAATCCATTATTCAGCAGGACCACCCGCAGTGGTCAGGAATTATGACTTCAGAAACTTGCTCCATAGTGCCACCTACCGGTTAGAGTCTGTAGCAACATTGTTACAGCAAGCTATTTACACACAGGGTTTCTGTTCTAAATGTTCATCTCGGTAGCTTCACTGTTGAATGCTGACATAAAGGTATGGCCAAAAATCACTGGAAGTTGAATGGGAGGTGCATGCATGCACAAGATTTTTAATGTGATATGTAGATAAATTTCTAGATTTCCTGCTGTAGTAAAGTAACTGGTGCTGTTTATTCCTAGAGTGATCAAGAATGGGATGGTATTTCCTTCATTCTCTGCTGACTGGGGTCAACAAGTACTCAACGTCGCTGGGGAAAGTGTGGCTCTCGGTCATTTTCATTTTCCGTATCCTGGTCTTGGTAGTGGCAGCTGAGACTGTATGGGGAGATGAGCAGAGTGACTTTGTGTGCAACACACAGCAGCCTGGTTGCAGGAATGTGTGCTACGACCATTTCTTCCCCATCTCCCACATCAGGCTGTGGGTTTTCCAGATCCTCTTTGTGTCCATTCCATCATTTCTCATTGGTATGCATGTTTTTCAAAGGAAAAAAGGCAAGAAGAATATAAAAATCTTTAATCAGAATACAGATTTGCAAAAAGTAAAGATTGATGCCCCTCTTCTTCGGACCTACTTGGTCAGCATTGTCTTCAAAATGTTATTTGAAGCTGTCTTTATGTACTTATTCTATTGGATCTATGAAGGGTACAAGATGCTCAGACTTGTGAAATGCAGTGAATATCCCTGTCCTAATACTGTTGATTGCTTTATTTCTAGGCCAACTGAGAAAACAATTTTTACTGTTTTTATGTTGGTGACTTCAGCTGTATGTATCTTGTTGAATGTTGCAGAACTGTGCTATTTGATTGTAAGATACTGCATTATGCAATGGAAGCAGAGTTTGTTTTCTGCTGTAGAAGACAATGAAAAAAACAGAAGACTAACGACTGCTATTACTTCCTCAAATAACAGCACGTCAAAGCTCGATGATGTCTGAGAGAGCTGTTCAGATCTAGCTTCTACATTGTAAAAAAAGACAATGTTTTCTGAATTATTGATGATTATACAACACACATATGGTTCATGACTCACCAAATAATTGTGTGACTTTGCAACAAAATGTTATCAGGAGGGAATGGTTAATGTGCTTCTTACTTGTAtcctatttatttttatttcagattatttTGTTTGTCACTGTTATATGTTACAGCCATTGTAACTCACTCATTCCTGTGTTGCTTGTGACTATGTGATCACTGCCTTTTTGTAACCTGTAAATCTCTGGGAATGTAACCTGTATAGAATACTCACATAAAGTAGCTGACTTATCGTTCACCTTCAAACAGAGAAGGATTATAAAAAACTTGCTTCATACATACAAGATATAAGATAAGGAACCTGAAGCAGTTCAGAAATCCTGTCATATAAACTATGAACTATGATTTGAATAGAAGATGGATGTTCTCCTGACTTACCCCTTGTGACCATCAATGATGATTGATCATGGAAAAATGAACAATAGAAAAAAGGTTAGTCTTTGGTGTGGCAGACAAGATTAAGAAATGTCAAATTCAGCTAAGGCTTTCTTGAAGGTATTGATATTTATGGATGAGTTTTCAGATTCAGCGCTCTTTGTTTAATCTATGGAGTGAATACAGAGTATCTTAGTTCCAGTTTTCTGAAGCCCATGAGGGGGCCTGGTTGCTTGGATGTTGACCCAGAAAACTGAATGACTTAACTCCTAAGCTTAACTAACATAATTAACAGGAATATACAACTAATTTGTTATGTTTGTTGGAAAAGTGGCAGCTTAGTGACCCGTTTGGAATGTAATATTGTGCCTAGTGCTCTAAACTCGATTTAATGTTGCAATAAACTGCTTTTATTTGAATTAAATTGTGCTTTGGATTATATCTGAATTTGGAAATGGAGGAAGGGCAATACAGAGCACAGGTATGAGCTTGAATAGAGATAGCAAAATCTCTACCAAAAATTATGAATATGTTTTATTGTTGGACCACAAATGGAATATTTTCTATATTAAATGGTTCCTGTATATTGTGTTTATAACACAAAGGCTTCATATTCACCAGTTTTTATGAACCTCTTAAGAACAAGATATGTCAGCACTTCGAGCTGTACAAACAATACTCAGTGAGTCAGCCAAAGGTCAGGTGCCAGCTATGACTCAGGAATCAGCATCAAATTTGTAGAAGTAACCTGAATTAGTTCAATTTGGCCCTATTCAGATTTCTTTGAAGTTAACTTGGCCAATTCAGTTGTGACTACTGTTTAAAAATTGCTGATGTGCACCTGCAATTTAACTTAATTTTTGTGACAAAAATTAGTCTTCATCATGAAGGGTGTCAAATTCTTGGAGTGAGTGCAAACATTGGTGCAATTTTTCTATTTTTGCTAGCGATGTTTTGTGAGACTGTGGCTCCTTTCCATGGTAGTTTATTAAATATATATCAATGTTTATGTGGTAGTTTATTGTGTTTACTTTTTGTGTTGGTTCAGTGGGCAAGTGCCTATTTACCTTTGCGGTAATGGATATGCATATTGGTGTTCTAATAGTGGGTATTTATCCTAGTTCCTGGTGGGATACGTATATGTCTAAACCTAGCTGATCCAAATGCAGTTTGCGTCTAATCCCTGATGGAGTTCTTGTTGGCCTCGATAAATTTAAACTTCCAACTGAGAGGATCAGTTTTTTAAACCTATGATTTGAAATTTATGGAATGGTCAGCCTATTGTGGTTCCATAAACTCTACTAATCAGCTACCAGGTGGTATGGAAAATTGATGTTATTATATTCTCTCTACTGATTTTCTCTTCCTCCCTTATGCGAAGAACATCACCGTTATTTAGAACCAGGGTCTGCTGCGACTAGGAACTCTCAATGTGGGGAATTTCAGCAATGCacattgggcaggattttaactgtaaAAAATGGATGGGTTAagaggggggggggcattgaaaattgcaataaTTTTGCTCCCAGGGGACTGGATGgtcattaaaacctttcaaggaggcagtGGGCCACTATTTTGAAAAGTTTTTCGATTTTCGCCTCTGGTAGCCGGGATTCCCAAGCCATCTCCTTCACGCTacttgagaggaggcgagaaggcccaaaactgcggTGCCTTTCTAGCACAACTTGTGTGCCCAGaggagcctacctgcagcgacctccgcaacgatcgcagaccacccgtctcaacaatcgcggaccccccaaacgatcgcggacccctcccccccccccacccccccgatccccaccTCAGTGACTGATGCCCGATCGCCTCTGCATGACCCCGATTCCCcctcccatgactgactcccccagtGAGTCCGCTGACTGACCTCCCTCCTCCGATTCCCCCTCCCGTGACTGACTCCCCCAGTGACTGTCCGCTGACTGACCTCcctcctccgatgactgaccccccccgacccccatacCCCCCGGTGCCCCCGTGCTCAcccatgacccccatgcccacccgtgccctgtgcccccatacccaccaatgccccatgcccccgtgcccactCTTGCCCCCCTCATGTCCCCATGATCCCCTCTCCATCCATAcagtctaagacttacctgaaggctTACCTTTTCATGTCAGTCATGGCCtgtcggacggcaaaccaacaacaaaaaaataaaagatgtccttacatcaaaatcgtaagaacGTCCAGGAATCCCTTACCTCCGGATTTCACGTCCGTGATTTGACACCCCCCTGCCCCATTCCCGGTTTTGagtcaaaatccagcccattgtatCTACAACTATGCAGCAACATTTATTCAATAGGCCCACGTACCAAGAAGAATTTTGGTATAATCTTTGTTCCTTTGATGCTATCTAGTTTGCTATTCTTAGCTTTGATGCTATCTAGTTTGGAAAGGTTTGAGATTTTGATAATAAATAGTTATGTAAACTATGATTGATGATTAATATTTAGACATACAAAGGTAGATTTTTTTTGAGCAGGTACCCTACTTTTGGATGCATGATTGAGTGTCATTAATCAAAACATTCGGTGGAGACCTGTTATGTCAGATCTTCACCCATTTTGCATCCATTCTGTTCATGATTTCAATTGGTGTAGGAATCATCTGccagtttaattttatattattatttaaagTTAAATAACAAAATTTACAGCAATTTTGGAAGcagatattttgggatacagtttaTGAGTAAATTGAgatatgacatgtggtaagtgtagcatgcttaggaagaacaggtgactttggatctatggttcccaaaactttccaccactggggttttcctcgcctcatgtctgggtctgttgtagactaattgatagagattaattgctatgattagtcaacaactccattatccttGTATTATGAAACTgccgggatggtagaaggcagGCTAAAggcaccttggtcttttttcatctagtaattcctatgttcctaccagaTTCCTAGCTGCAGTAAAGTAAGTGGTGCTGATTATTCCTAGGGTAATCCAAAATGGATTGGAATTCCCTTCATTCTTTGCTGGGCGGAGTGAACAAGTACTCAACGTCGCTGGGGAAAGTGTGGCTCTCGGTCATTTTCATTTTCCGTATCCTGGTCTTGGTAGTGGCAGCTGAGACTgtatggggagaggagcagagtgacTTTGTGTGCAACACACAGCAGCCTGGTTGCAGGAATGTGTGCTACGACCGTTTCTTCCCCATCTCCCACATCAGGCTGTGGGTTTTCCAGCTCCTCTTTGTGTCCATTCCATCATTTCTCATTGGTATGCATGTTTTTCAAAGGAAAAAAGGCAAGAAGAATATAAAAATCTTTAATCAGAATACAGATTTGCAGAAAGTAAAGATTGATGCCCCTCTTCTTCGGACCTACATGGTCAGCATTGTCTTCAAAATGTTATTTGAAGCTGTCTTTATGTACTTATTCTATTGGGTCTATGAAGGGTACAAGATGCTCAGACTTGTGAAATGCAGTGAATATCCCTGTCCTAATACTGTTGATTGCTTTATTTCTAGGCCAACTGAGAAAACAATTTTTACTGTTTTTATGTTGGTGACTTCAGCTGTATGCATCTTGTTGAATCTTGCAGAACTGTGCTATTTGATTGTAAGGTACTGTGTTGTGCAATGTAAGCAGTGTTTGGTCTCTGCGGTAGAAAACAATGAAAAAGCATAGAAGGAGAATAACTGACATTCCTTCTTCAAATAACAATTGATGTGATGGTGACCCATTGAGATCTGAATAGTTAGTAATTTGTGTAAAATCATGCACAGTAAAACAGTCACACGAAATGTCTAATTTATCCTTCATACTTAGCTGAACAAATGTAATCTTTAAAGTCTTCCTACATACATACTAGTTATGAATTTAGGAACCATTGATTACAGAAACTGTTTGATTCCTCCTTTTTTTTCCTCAACAAATTTTCTTCCTTCTTCCCTCTGCTGAAGGTATGaattccttgctggggtacacttCCATGATTGTCCTCATGTACCTCAGCCAGTGGTCAGCATTATTCACAGTGGTGGGTGTTAGTAGGCTGGTGGAAAGTGGgtatctgatcctgtcctcacctccaTGTCCACACATGCAACGGTTGCTTGATAATGGTCAGGTGTGAACAATTTTCAGGACAATTTTCCTCAACTGCAGTGCCCCCAGTACCACCCAGTTGAAATCAGCTAACATCGCAGACCGTAGATCAAACCTAAGACTTGCATCATCCATGAGCTCAGTTAATCACATAAACTGACTGAGCCATCAGGGCAGCCACAAAAACTCTTCAACCAGTAATTCATCCATATAATCCAAGAACAATGAAACTCTAATCCCTTGGATAGAAGGTAGATTTTAGAATTTAAGGTGTGTAATACTTCAAATACCAGTTTTGCAAATGGCACCTCAGGCAATTAGGTATAAATGTAAGAAGATTTGATTGTTGGTTGATGGGAAGGTAAGGTTTGGAGGTTTGCATCTAAGAGTGGAATGTGGGAAATCCAGTAAGTGCGATGTGATTTTGGCCTCTCCCAAAAACATTGCTCCACTTCTCAGGAGCAGTTACGATTGTTAAttgtgtgatttatatcaatcagtgtaattgtattcaggtggtgggcatcaattggggactctcttgtatcctttttataggagagcttatctagggtgtggggtgtAAGCAAGTGGAacctctatgaataaaggcttggaaacaactaaagaccaggctttgGTATTcggtccttcaccacatggctatccatttATAACATCatagcagagaatggttgcctaaaggtggaggttggaagctacaatttttttttggacataaagaagaaaaacttgacagcctagtggccattgtggaaaatggaagaATGCAAGTTTAAATCATCAAGGTACAGTTTCCCTCTGATGTTCTCAGAGTTTGAACTGTGAAAGAATaaggttgatatgtggacacaggttactactctgccaaagagaaaGCAACTTGGCATTGTTGCTTCCTgaatgaaataaaatcagaagtaaggtatctTCTGAGAtagatgcagatcttttggataatgatgaaggttttacctttctaatagaatttctggatgaAATCTACAAGATGGGTAACCTATTAAGTGCCTaggaggcctggtcagcatttgacaGATTTCAGAAAACAGATGGTCATTtaatggaagagtatatcatggacttcaACAAATTGTATAAAAGGgtgacaaagttcaaattggaAATCCTGGATCGGTATTAgcatttaaattactagattgtgctaaggtgtctcatatggacaggcaactggtcctaactggtgtccagttcttggaaaaggagactctgtttgatcaaatgtctgctgccttaaaaaaatttgtggggaaacagtcattcccccatggaacaaatgaggccttccgctgtgacacaaagaatagaagattcaatggttaccaggtttcgaaATATTTCAGATACTAAATGCAGGCgccagaccaggtttcaaaattttcaaaagACCGGACATAGGTGTCAATACGACAGAAGGATTAAAGACGGCCAGCTTGGTGATGAAAGCTAGTACAGCAAATCCAGTtgtatcaacagaagacaaaattgggacagtaataacgggtgaatgaattccaggaatgcccaaggaaaaatcaggagatgctttagatgtgactctaagtatcattatgaggcaaattgcccagagcgaagacgcagggtctttgaaatgacgcatgaagaaagtagctctgaggaagaggatgaagataatgatgaacatgaacagattatactggccacaaggagttttaatcctgtgatgaatgtattagtcgcggattcctttaattgtgcggtgttagtgcatgtacttcaactgtacacggggtagattggttaaaatgttatcttgattcactaattAATGAGGATTGaagcaaggttaaggaatataaaagttctacatgttttaggtttggagatgacaacaccttgaggtcactcaagagagtggtaattagctggagtaagccattttataagtatgggtgtagtctctagtgagatacctatgTTTTTcggtaaaccttccatgaaaaaggcaaaaatgaaacttgatatGGAACATGaagaggcaatcatttttgggaaatcggtcaatctgcagtttacccagtcagggaaTTATTGTAttcccttaataaaacctgatgtttctcatcagcatgTTAGGCAAGCATTAATgaggataagagagaaaaaaaacatattttcttaaagttacatagacaatttgcccaccctacttgtcaacaTTTAAACATCCTGCtgaaagatgcaggtgtagttgatgaggagtATATGAGGCTAATAgatgagattagtgagaactgtgaaatctgtaagaagtatagacaGACGGCCCATCAGTATTCCATTAGCATGTGAACTTAACGAGGTAGCTGCCATGGATCTGAAGttatgggacaaagacagaaatgttttcatcttacattttattgacctggctacgagatttacactaatatatagtaaggagaagaaggtttTTCTAGATAAAATCATGggaaaatggatagggactggacttggtacaccagcaaagcttttgaccgataatggaggtAAATTCACTAAAgcggagttcagagatatgtgtatGAGTATGAATACAATTGTCATGAGTACAGCAGCTGAGaccccttttagcaatggtctacacactcacctgacgaaggagaaagcctccgaaagcttgtgattttcaaataaaactgttggactataacctggtgttgtaagattccttacatttgtccaccccagtccatcactggcatctccacatctttgtgaaaggaatcatgctgtgattgatagcatggtgcataagattttggctgatcgaacagagtgtaagttgtcaactgccctagcataggcagttcatgcaaagaattctcttcagatggttggaagATATAGTCACTAGtcttaccaactagtctatgggtgtaatcccaaattaccttttgttctttgtgataatcctcctgctctagaaggtactacaattagtgtCATTTTTTCTGAGTATTTAAATGCTATGCttgcagggagacaggcttttatcaaggctgaggtatcagagaaaattcgtagAGCACTAAGGCATCATATTAGACCATCTGaaacagagttcaattcaggggATTTGGTATACCATAAAAGAGAcggtcatagggaatggaaaagccctggtaaggtaataggtcatgatggtaagacagtaattgtccaacatggcaatcaaactgttaggattcattcctcatgattaattggaattaaccccactatttaaaaaaagagggagagaaaaaacatggaattacagaccagttagtagtggggaaaatgcaagagtctattctaaaagatgtgataacagaacacttggaaggcattaacaggattggacaaagtcagcatgggtttatgaaagggaaatcatgcttaccaaatctactggagttttttgaggatgtaactagtagtgtagataggagagaaccagtggatgtggtgtacttggattttcagaaggcttttgata
It encodes:
- the LOC137342635 gene encoding gap junction beta-2 protein-like, which encodes MGWYFLHSLLTGVNKYSTSLGKVWLSVIFIFRILVLVVAAETVWGDEQSDFVCNTQQPGCRNVCYDHFFPISHIRLWVFQILFVSIPSFLIGMHVFQRKKGKKNIKIFNQNTDLQKVKIDAPLLRTYLVSIVFKMLFEAVFMYLFYWIYEGYKMLRLVKCSEYPCPNTVDCFISRPTEKTIFTVFMLVTSAVCILLNVAELCYLIVRYCIMQWKQSLFSAVEDNEKNRRLTTAITSSNNSTSKLDDV
- the LOC137342767 gene encoding gap junction beta-2 protein-like — encoded protein: MDWNSLHSLLGGVNKYSTSLGKVWLSVIFIFRILVLVVAAETVWGEEQSDFVCNTQQPGCRNVCYDRFFPISHIRLWVFQLLFVSIPSFLIGMHVFQRKKGKKNIKIFNQNTDLQKVKIDAPLLRTYMVSIVFKMLFEAVFMYLFYWVYEGYKMLRLVKCSEYPCPNTVDCFISRPTEKTIFTVFMLVTSAVCILLNLAELCYLIAWKQLKTRLWYSVLHHMAIHL